The DNA window TTGGGGCCTAAAATGGCTTAGTTCCTATAATGTGATAACTTATACACAAATAGGAACCTTTAAATAGGGGGGAACCTTTATTATAGGATGAGGTGAATCAAATGAATTCAAAATATTTGATTGGAATAATAGTAGCCATAGTAGTAATAATTGGTGCTTACTTTGCACTTGCAGGAAGCTCAAATCAACAAACAATACAGATTGCTGGTTCTACTTCCGTACAACCAGTGGCAGAGAAGTTAGCTCAAGCTTACATGGAGAAACATCCTGATGTTAAAATAAATGTACAGGGTGGAGGTACATCTGTAGGTATCACAAGCGCTCAGCAAGGGACAGCGGATATCGGTACAGCATCTTCCAAACCTAAAGATAGTGATGCACAAGGATTAGTACAAACTCAAATTGCAAAAGATGGAATTGTTGTTGTGGTAAACAACGATAATAATGTTAGTGCACTTACAGTTAACCAGACAAAAGATATATTCAGTGGAAATATCACTGACTGGAGCAAAGTAGGTGGTTCATCAGGTACCATCAGTGTTATAACCAGAGAAGATGGTTC is part of the Methanobacterium bryantii genome and encodes:
- a CDS encoding phosphate ABC transporter substrate-binding protein, with translation MNSKYLIGIIVAIVVIIGAYFALAGSSNQQTIQIAGSTSVQPVAEKLAQAYMEKHPDVKINVQGGGTSVGITSAQQGTADIGTASSKPKDSDAQGLVQTQIAKDGIVVVVNNDNNVSALTVNQTKDIFSGNITDWSKVGGSSGTISVITREDGSGTRDGFQNIVMGGKNGTKIVSDAIVQSSTEAVLQAVKGNPNAVGYISLASLSNDVKAVTINGVAPSEQTVSDDTYKIVRPFIFLTKGEPTGIVKDFIDFTMSAEGQKIVKEAGAVPMTSS